Proteins encoded within one genomic window of Girardinichthys multiradiatus isolate DD_20200921_A chromosome 21, DD_fGirMul_XY1, whole genome shotgun sequence:
- the LOC124858421 gene encoding transmembrane protein 241 isoform X2: MPWRSHISGLVFSVAFVVSYFTNKFVLSVLKFTYPTLFQGWQTFIGAALLLLSGKLGWVEMNLFPGYSSICCSLLASGLSPVCGKYIRWFQGLITHRHSLFLHSAELLSCSQLHDRLRLSQREETVAQSHQHLSPAAVSRQPSPFDHSGYLWALCHLSCVGAYRVFQVHHKSTNLSYIEQQCINYLFSVPLLGLASHPTGDITGALEFPSLQSHTFHCGCCASALLGFLLLLATARLKRGLTLEYFRVWVFLSKVTAVVLSPLVFYMDFNSESLLCVIVSHVGEALLLYSDRESPP; encoded by the exons ATGCCCTGGAGAAGCCACATCTCCGGCCTCGTGTTCAGCGTCGCTTTCGTTGTATCATATTTCACGAATAAG TTTGTCCTGTCAGTGTTGAAATTCACCTATCCAACTTTATTTCAAGG ATGGCAGACATTTATTGGAGCCGCCCTGCTTCTGCTGTCTGGAAAGCTGGGATGGGTGGAGATGAATCTCTTCCCCGGGTACTCCTCT ATCTGCTGCTCTCTCCTGGCTTCCGGGCTCAGTCCTGTTTGTGGGAAATATATACGCTGGTTCCAGGGCCTTATCACGCATA GACATTCCCTTTTTCTTCACTCTGCAGAACTCCTCTCATGTAGTCAGCTGCATGATCGTCTGCGCCTTTCACAGAGAG AAGAAACGGTGGCTCAAAGTCATCAG CATTTGTCTCCTGCTGCTGTCAGCCGTCAACCTTCCCCG TTTGACCACAGTGGTTACCTCTGGGCTCTGTGCCACCTCTCCTGTGTTG GTGCATACAGGGTGTTTCAAGTTCACCACAAGTCCACTAATCTGAG ttaCATTGAGCAGCAATGCATCAACTACTTGTTCAG TGTGCCGCTGCTGGGTCTTGCTTCTCATCCAACAG GGGACATCACAGGTGCCTTGGAGTTCCCTTCTCTTCAGTCCCACACCTTTCACTGTGGCTGCTGCGCCAG TGCTTTGCTGGGTTTTCTGTTACTGTTGGCCACAGCCAGATTAAAACGGGGGCTGACCCTCGAGTACTTTAGGGTTTGGGTTTTTCTGTCAAAG GTCACAGCAGTGGTCCTCTCTCCTTTGGTTTTCTACATGGACTTTAACTCCGAGTCCCTGCTTTG CGTGATTGTCAGCCATGTTGGAGAAGCACTGCTGTTGTATTCGGACAGAGAATCTCCACCATGA
- the LOC124858421 gene encoding transmembrane protein 241 isoform X4, translating to MADIYWSRPASAVWKAGMGGDESLPRICCSLLASGLSPVCGKYIRWFQGLITHRHSLFLHSAELLSCSQLHDRLRLSQREETVAQSHQHLSPAAVSRQPSPFDHSGYLWALCHLSCVGAYRVFQVHHKSTNLSYIEQQCINYLFSVPLLGLASHPTGDITGALEFPSLQSHTFHCGCCASALLGFLLLLATARLKRGLTLEYFRVWVFLSKVTAVVLSPLVFYMDFNSESLLCVIVSHVGEALLLYSDRESPP from the exons ATGGCAGACATTTATTGGAGCCGCCCTGCTTCTGCTGTCTGGAAAGCTGGGATGGGTGGAGATGAATCTCTTCCCCGG ATCTGCTGCTCTCTCCTGGCTTCCGGGCTCAGTCCTGTTTGTGGGAAATATATACGCTGGTTCCAGGGCCTTATCACGCATA GACATTCCCTTTTTCTTCACTCTGCAGAACTCCTCTCATGTAGTCAGCTGCATGATCGTCTGCGCCTTTCACAGAGAG AAGAAACGGTGGCTCAAAGTCATCAG CATTTGTCTCCTGCTGCTGTCAGCCGTCAACCTTCCCCG TTTGACCACAGTGGTTACCTCTGGGCTCTGTGCCACCTCTCCTGTGTTG GTGCATACAGGGTGTTTCAAGTTCACCACAAGTCCACTAATCTGAG ttaCATTGAGCAGCAATGCATCAACTACTTGTTCAG TGTGCCGCTGCTGGGTCTTGCTTCTCATCCAACAG GGGACATCACAGGTGCCTTGGAGTTCCCTTCTCTTCAGTCCCACACCTTTCACTGTGGCTGCTGCGCCAG TGCTTTGCTGGGTTTTCTGTTACTGTTGGCCACAGCCAGATTAAAACGGGGGCTGACCCTCGAGTACTTTAGGGTTTGGGTTTTTCTGTCAAAG GTCACAGCAGTGGTCCTCTCTCCTTTGGTTTTCTACATGGACTTTAACTCCGAGTCCCTGCTTTG CGTGATTGTCAGCCATGTTGGAGAAGCACTGCTGTTGTATTCGGACAGAGAATCTCCACCATGA
- the LOC124858421 gene encoding transmembrane protein 241 isoform X1 has product MPWRSHISGLVFSVAFVVSYFTNKFVLSVLKFTYPTLFQGWQTFIGAALLLLSGKLGWVEMNLFPGSAALSWLPGSVLFVGNIYAGSRALSRIDIPFFFTLQNSSHVVSCMIVCAFHREKKRWLKVISICLLLLSAVNLPRYDPQFDHSGYLWALCHLSCVGAYRVFQVHHKSTNLSYIEQQCINYLFSVPLLGLASHPTGDITGALEFPSLQSHTFHCGCCASALLGFLLLLATARLKRGLTLEYFRVWVFLSKVTAVVLSPLVFYMDFNSESLLCVIVSHVGEALLLYSDRESPP; this is encoded by the exons ATGCCCTGGAGAAGCCACATCTCCGGCCTCGTGTTCAGCGTCGCTTTCGTTGTATCATATTTCACGAATAAG TTTGTCCTGTCAGTGTTGAAATTCACCTATCCAACTTTATTTCAAGG ATGGCAGACATTTATTGGAGCCGCCCTGCTTCTGCTGTCTGGAAAGCTGGGATGGGTGGAGATGAATCTCTTCCCCGG ATCTGCTGCTCTCTCCTGGCTTCCGGGCTCAGTCCTGTTTGTGGGAAATATATACGCTGGTTCCAGGGCCTTATCACGCATA GACATTCCCTTTTTCTTCACTCTGCAGAACTCCTCTCATGTAGTCAGCTGCATGATCGTCTGCGCCTTTCACAGAGAG AAGAAACGGTGGCTCAAAGTCATCAG CATTTGTCTCCTGCTGCTGTCAGCCGTCAACCTTCCCCGGTATGACCCTCAG TTTGACCACAGTGGTTACCTCTGGGCTCTGTGCCACCTCTCCTGTGTTG GTGCATACAGGGTGTTTCAAGTTCACCACAAGTCCACTAATCTGAG ttaCATTGAGCAGCAATGCATCAACTACTTGTTCAG TGTGCCGCTGCTGGGTCTTGCTTCTCATCCAACAG GGGACATCACAGGTGCCTTGGAGTTCCCTTCTCTTCAGTCCCACACCTTTCACTGTGGCTGCTGCGCCAG TGCTTTGCTGGGTTTTCTGTTACTGTTGGCCACAGCCAGATTAAAACGGGGGCTGACCCTCGAGTACTTTAGGGTTTGGGTTTTTCTGTCAAAG GTCACAGCAGTGGTCCTCTCTCCTTTGGTTTTCTACATGGACTTTAACTCCGAGTCCCTGCTTTG CGTGATTGTCAGCCATGTTGGAGAAGCACTGCTGTTGTATTCGGACAGAGAATCTCCACCATGA
- the LOC124858421 gene encoding transmembrane protein 241 isoform X3 codes for MPWRSHISGLVFSVAFVVSYFTNKFVLSVLKFTYPTLFQGWQTFIGAALLLLSGKLGWVEMNLFPGSAALSWLPGSVLFVGNIYAGSRALSRIDIPFFFTLQNSSHVVSCMIVCAFHREKKRWLKVISICLLLLSAVNLPRYDPQFDHSGYLWALCHLSCVGAYRVFQVHHKSTNLSVPLLGLASHPTGDITGALEFPSLQSHTFHCGCCASALLGFLLLLATARLKRGLTLEYFRVWVFLSKVTAVVLSPLVFYMDFNSESLLCVIVSHVGEALLLYSDRESPP; via the exons ATGCCCTGGAGAAGCCACATCTCCGGCCTCGTGTTCAGCGTCGCTTTCGTTGTATCATATTTCACGAATAAG TTTGTCCTGTCAGTGTTGAAATTCACCTATCCAACTTTATTTCAAGG ATGGCAGACATTTATTGGAGCCGCCCTGCTTCTGCTGTCTGGAAAGCTGGGATGGGTGGAGATGAATCTCTTCCCCGG ATCTGCTGCTCTCTCCTGGCTTCCGGGCTCAGTCCTGTTTGTGGGAAATATATACGCTGGTTCCAGGGCCTTATCACGCATA GACATTCCCTTTTTCTTCACTCTGCAGAACTCCTCTCATGTAGTCAGCTGCATGATCGTCTGCGCCTTTCACAGAGAG AAGAAACGGTGGCTCAAAGTCATCAG CATTTGTCTCCTGCTGCTGTCAGCCGTCAACCTTCCCCGGTATGACCCTCAG TTTGACCACAGTGGTTACCTCTGGGCTCTGTGCCACCTCTCCTGTGTTG GTGCATACAGGGTGTTTCAAGTTCACCACAAGTCCACTAATCTGAG TGTGCCGCTGCTGGGTCTTGCTTCTCATCCAACAG GGGACATCACAGGTGCCTTGGAGTTCCCTTCTCTTCAGTCCCACACCTTTCACTGTGGCTGCTGCGCCAG TGCTTTGCTGGGTTTTCTGTTACTGTTGGCCACAGCCAGATTAAAACGGGGGCTGACCCTCGAGTACTTTAGGGTTTGGGTTTTTCTGTCAAAG GTCACAGCAGTGGTCCTCTCTCCTTTGGTTTTCTACATGGACTTTAACTCCGAGTCCCTGCTTTG CGTGATTGTCAGCCATGTTGGAGAAGCACTGCTGTTGTATTCGGACAGAGAATCTCCACCATGA